One stretch of Siphonobacter curvatus DNA includes these proteins:
- a CDS encoding DeoR/GlpR family DNA-binding transcription regulator produces MSVVLLKESRKDLIINQVNLHTRITLTELASTLNVSEDTIRRDINDLAEEGKLIKIRGGAMSKAYHYSSQPVESYAHESKRIIAEKAVTLLKDGMLVLMGGGTTIREFIKLIPDELKATFLTVNPLTAVELLDKPNLEIIMIGGPISRYSQMAVGGDVYQRLSEVRVDLCIMGTNALDAKEGLTDSNWETVQAKKAMIRASDKVAILAISEKMNSVMSMKVADLREIDYLVTELSATSSMLAPYQGGKTQVL; encoded by the coding sequence ATGTCAGTAGTCCTCTTAAAAGAAAGCCGTAAGGATTTAATAATCAACCAGGTAAACCTTCATACGCGTATTACCCTTACGGAATTAGCCAGTACGCTTAATGTGTCGGAGGATACCATACGTCGAGACATCAATGACCTGGCCGAAGAGGGTAAACTGATTAAGATTCGGGGTGGAGCCATGTCGAAGGCTTACCACTATTCATCGCAGCCTGTGGAAAGCTACGCTCATGAGAGTAAGCGAATTATTGCAGAAAAAGCAGTAACCCTACTGAAAGACGGCATGCTGGTACTGATGGGTGGTGGTACAACCATTCGGGAATTCATCAAACTTATCCCGGATGAACTCAAAGCTACTTTCCTAACAGTCAATCCATTAACAGCAGTAGAACTACTCGACAAGCCCAATCTGGAGATCATTATGATCGGCGGGCCGATCTCGCGGTATAGCCAGATGGCCGTAGGTGGCGATGTCTATCAACGACTTTCGGAAGTACGCGTGGATCTGTGCATTATGGGAACCAATGCCCTGGACGCGAAGGAAGGATTAACCGATTCCAACTGGGAAACGGTACAGGCAAAAAAGGCCATGATCCGGGCTTCGGATAAAGTTGCAATTCTTGCAATATCGGAGAAGATGAACAGCGTTATGTCTATGAAAGTGGCAGACCTCCGCGAAATTGATTACCTCGTTACGGAATTGTCTGCCACCTCCAGTATGTTAGCCCCCTATCAGGGCGGAAAGACGCAGGTGCTGTAA
- a CDS encoding SusD/RagB family nutrient-binding outer membrane lipoprotein, whose protein sequence is MKKRFYKIYACLLALTVLQSCDKGFEELNTNPDASSTINGDYVFTKAQYDAVGNMITGLQGTMQYTTSYNDVAGWGSKYIFNQGTAPYAVFSSAYTKELNEMGEIVRAFEKDPALVNKLAIAKIWQVYCFSKVTDLYGDIPYKEAALGYVSSNYKPVYDSQQSIYTDLLAQLETAVGMFDATKTTFGAADMIYGGDLTKWKKFAYSLMLRMGMRMTKANSTLAETWVKKAIAGGVIREDADLAKISYLASGQIINQNPLAYWMLNSDYILANGNSNPEGGKYDKVFIDYLKATNDPRLPVISVVYVNGKASNDPSIQKGMAHNIANTKPSDFVTYSEPNQNTLLKLSAPMLVLTNAEVNFYLAEAALRGWYTTETAANLYASGTRAALRQWSLYGSDGVISDANIEAYVTAQALKTGTVAAQMEQIHTQFWVSVFPNSQEVFLNWRRTGYPALVPNNYAGNNTGGQIFRRMLYPATEENLNADNYYKAVATQGANEFMTRIWLDKQ, encoded by the coding sequence ATGAAAAAAAGATTCTATAAAATATATGCCTGTCTCCTAGCTCTGACGGTTTTGCAAAGCTGCGATAAAGGTTTTGAAGAGTTAAATACGAACCCGGACGCTTCCAGTACGATCAACGGAGATTATGTATTTACGAAAGCTCAGTACGATGCCGTAGGAAACATGATCACGGGTTTACAGGGCACCATGCAATACACAACCAGCTATAATGACGTGGCAGGTTGGGGCTCTAAATACATTTTTAATCAGGGAACAGCTCCTTATGCGGTGTTTAGTAGTGCCTATACGAAAGAGCTCAATGAAATGGGCGAAATTGTACGAGCCTTCGAAAAAGATCCAGCTCTGGTTAATAAACTGGCGATTGCTAAAATCTGGCAGGTGTACTGTTTCTCAAAGGTTACCGACTTATACGGTGATATTCCGTATAAAGAGGCGGCTTTGGGATACGTATCGAGTAATTATAAGCCCGTTTACGATTCACAACAAAGCATCTATACCGATCTGCTGGCTCAATTGGAAACAGCCGTAGGCATGTTTGATGCGACGAAGACGACGTTTGGTGCCGCCGATATGATTTATGGTGGAGACCTGACGAAGTGGAAAAAGTTTGCGTACTCGCTGATGTTACGCATGGGCATGCGAATGACGAAAGCCAATAGTACGCTGGCTGAAACCTGGGTGAAAAAGGCGATTGCCGGTGGCGTTATTCGTGAAGATGCGGATCTGGCTAAAATCTCTTATCTGGCTTCTGGACAGATCATTAATCAAAATCCGCTGGCTTACTGGATGTTGAACAGTGATTATATCCTGGCCAACGGCAATAGTAACCCTGAAGGAGGCAAGTACGATAAGGTTTTTATTGATTACCTGAAAGCAACGAATGATCCGCGTCTCCCTGTCATTTCGGTAGTATACGTGAATGGAAAAGCCAGCAATGATCCTTCTATTCAGAAAGGGATGGCTCACAACATTGCCAACACAAAACCTAGCGATTTTGTGACCTACTCAGAGCCTAACCAGAATACGCTTCTGAAGTTAAGTGCTCCCATGTTGGTGTTAACCAATGCAGAAGTAAATTTCTATCTGGCAGAGGCGGCACTTCGGGGTTGGTATACCACTGAAACGGCAGCAAACCTGTATGCGTCAGGCACCCGGGCCGCGTTACGTCAGTGGTCATTGTACGGTAGCGATGGCGTTATTTCTGATGCAAACATTGAGGCTTATGTAACGGCACAAGCTCTGAAAACAGGCACTGTTGCGGCTCAGATGGAACAAATTCATACGCAGTTCTGGGTATCTGTATTTCCTAACTCTCAGGAAGTATTCCTCAACTGGAGACGTACGGGTTACCCCGCTCTGGTGCCGAATAACTACGCAGGTAATAACACCGGAGGTCAAATCTTCAGACGAATGTTATACCCGGCAACGGAAGAAAACCTGAACGCTGATAACTATTACAAAGCAGTGGCAACTCAGGGAGCCAACGAGTTTATGACTCGAATCTGGTTAGATAAGCAGTAA
- a CDS encoding glycoside hydrolase family 20 protein, translating to MKYLVTIVLFFIGFGKGFAQSGLIPQPVAYHRNSGEFTLTALAKLSSDSGVPADLLKLTQEQIRALTGFTLPVTSAKASISLKIDSLKVAQPEGYQLRIQPKSIELIGHDPAGLFYGVQSFVQLLHQSKNLRLPASQIIDYPRFSYRGMHLDVSRHWFQVPFIKKYIDLLAQYKFNTFHWHLTDDQGWRIEIKRYPELQNVAAYRKETLIGHKRELPHRFDGKKYGGYYTQEEVREVVRYAAQRHITVIPEIEMPGHALAALSAFPALGCTGGPYQAATFWGIFDDVYCAGNDSTFTFLQNVLDEVVELFPSKYIHIGGDECPKTRWKSCPKCQARMQHQGLKDEHELQSYFIQRMEKYLLTKNREIIGWDEILEGGLSPGATVMSWRGTEGGIEAMRQKHKAIMTPEPFVYFDFYQSLYASEPTAAAWYTPLSKVYSYEPVPDSLTAEEASYLLGIQGNVWSEYLATEAHAEYMIFPRALAIAETAWSPKKGRTYPDFLRRLRLNEPMLKRLKVSYADGFDELTDSVSVASDGKLAVRLTTTLPQATIRYTLDGSTPKTSSTAYHGPVSLGKSTVLKAAVFAGNQQQGRVFEKAFTVSKATGKPVMIQGSPAGNFKPVNPRIAVNGVQGTARYNTGEWIGMLGENAEWTLDLQQTQTISKVQTNVLRYHWQRFWEPTLLQVWVSEDGKTYQQVYQQTEFPINGINPVNGQFTPKKARFIKLKALNKGIVPPGEYGAGNKAWLLLDELIVD from the coding sequence ATGAAATACCTAGTAACCATAGTACTTTTCTTCATCGGTTTTGGAAAGGGGTTCGCTCAAAGCGGACTCATTCCTCAGCCAGTAGCCTATCACCGGAACTCGGGCGAATTTACGCTTACGGCCTTAGCGAAACTTTCGTCCGATTCCGGTGTGCCGGCTGACTTACTGAAACTTACCCAGGAGCAAATTCGTGCATTGACCGGATTTACTTTGCCAGTGACCTCGGCAAAGGCCTCTATTTCTCTAAAAATTGATTCGCTGAAGGTAGCTCAGCCGGAAGGCTATCAGCTGCGAATTCAACCCAAAAGCATTGAATTAATCGGTCACGATCCGGCTGGACTGTTCTACGGTGTCCAGAGTTTCGTGCAACTGCTTCATCAATCCAAGAACTTACGGTTACCTGCTAGTCAAATTATAGACTATCCCCGGTTTTCGTACCGAGGTATGCACCTGGATGTCAGTCGCCACTGGTTCCAGGTGCCTTTTATTAAGAAATACATCGACCTGCTCGCCCAGTATAAATTCAATACCTTTCACTGGCACCTGACCGATGATCAGGGCTGGCGAATCGAGATTAAACGCTATCCAGAACTACAAAATGTAGCTGCCTACCGCAAGGAGACACTCATTGGCCACAAACGCGAACTGCCCCATCGGTTCGACGGCAAGAAATACGGCGGATACTATACCCAGGAGGAAGTACGGGAGGTGGTGCGGTACGCGGCTCAGCGGCACATTACGGTGATTCCGGAAATAGAAATGCCGGGCCACGCTCTGGCGGCTCTTTCCGCATTCCCGGCTTTGGGCTGTACGGGCGGACCCTATCAGGCGGCCACATTCTGGGGGATTTTTGACGATGTGTACTGTGCCGGAAATGACAGCACGTTTACGTTCCTGCAAAACGTACTCGATGAAGTCGTCGAGTTGTTTCCGTCAAAATACATTCACATCGGCGGTGACGAATGCCCGAAAACCCGCTGGAAAAGCTGTCCGAAATGTCAGGCCCGCATGCAGCACCAAGGCTTGAAAGATGAACACGAATTACAGAGTTACTTCATTCAGCGAATGGAGAAATATCTGCTGACAAAAAATCGGGAGATCATCGGCTGGGACGAAATCCTGGAAGGGGGCCTTTCGCCCGGAGCTACTGTCATGAGCTGGCGGGGCACCGAAGGCGGCATCGAAGCCATGCGGCAGAAACACAAGGCCATCATGACACCCGAGCCCTTTGTGTACTTCGACTTTTACCAGTCTCTGTACGCCAGCGAACCCACGGCGGCGGCCTGGTACACACCCCTGAGCAAAGTTTATAGCTACGAACCCGTACCCGATTCGCTCACGGCGGAAGAGGCTTCGTATCTGTTGGGAATTCAGGGCAATGTCTGGAGCGAATACCTGGCGACGGAAGCTCACGCCGAGTACATGATTTTTCCCCGGGCGTTGGCCATTGCCGAAACGGCCTGGTCGCCGAAGAAAGGTCGTACCTATCCCGATTTCCTGCGACGCCTGCGACTGAACGAACCGATGCTGAAACGCTTGAAAGTGTCGTATGCCGATGGGTTTGACGAACTGACCGATTCAGTAAGCGTAGCGTCGGATGGGAAACTAGCGGTTCGCCTGACAACGACCTTACCACAGGCAACCATTCGGTATACCCTTGATGGAAGTACGCCCAAAACGAGCAGTACTGCTTATCATGGTCCGGTTTCCCTTGGTAAAAGTACAGTGCTGAAAGCCGCCGTGTTTGCCGGAAACCAACAGCAGGGACGGGTGTTTGAAAAAGCCTTTACGGTTTCAAAAGCGACGGGTAAGCCCGTAATGATTCAAGGGTCACCCGCCGGGAATTTCAAGCCGGTCAATCCCCGGATTGCCGTCAACGGCGTGCAGGGAACGGCCCGCTACAACACGGGGGAATGGATCGGAATGTTGGGTGAAAATGCTGAATGGACGCTGGATTTACAGCAAACGCAAACGATTTCAAAAGTCCAGACCAACGTATTACGCTACCACTGGCAACGCTTCTGGGAGCCGACCTTACTACAGGTATGGGTGTCGGAAGACGGAAAAACGTACCAGCAAGTCTACCAGCAAACCGAATTCCCAATCAATGGCATCAATCCCGTGAACGGTCAGTTTACCCCGAAAAAGGCCCGATTCATAAAGTTAAAAGCCCTCAACAAAGGCATCGTCCCCCCAGGCGAATACGGAGCGGGTAACAAAGCCTGGTTGCTGCTGGATGAATTGATTGTGGACTGA
- the hpt gene encoding hypoxanthine phosphoribosyltransferase has translation MIQVRDKNFEVFIDQVTLENRIATLAEQISIDYADRRPLLIAVLNGSFMFVSELMKNITIECEITFIRVGSYEGMGTTGKVKRILGLSEPIRDRDVIIVEDIVDTGHTMAELLGQITAEKPRSIEIATMLHKPEATRIPVTLKYVGFAIENKFVLGYGLDFDGLARNLPCIYQLAE, from the coding sequence GTGATACAGGTTCGTGACAAGAATTTTGAAGTATTTATAGATCAGGTTACGCTGGAGAATCGAATTGCTACACTGGCGGAACAAATCAGTATCGATTATGCGGATCGGCGACCCCTGCTGATTGCCGTACTGAACGGCTCGTTTATGTTCGTCTCCGAACTCATGAAGAACATTACGATTGAGTGTGAAATCACGTTCATTCGTGTGGGTTCTTACGAAGGCATGGGTACGACGGGAAAGGTAAAACGAATCCTGGGACTCAGCGAACCCATTCGGGACCGCGATGTCATTATCGTGGAGGACATTGTGGATACGGGACACACCATGGCCGAATTGCTCGGTCAGATTACGGCCGAAAAGCCCCGTTCCATCGAAATCGCGACGATGCTTCACAAGCCCGAAGCCACGCGAATTCCGGTTACGCTGAAATACGTTGGCTTTGCGATCGAAAATAAATTTGTGTTGGGATACGGACTGGATTTCGACGGTCTGGCTCGCAACCTGCCCTGCATTTATCAACTAGCCGAGTAA
- a CDS encoding SusC/RagA family TonB-linked outer membrane protein, whose translation MKISFLRFQARFGRLFALLWLMSLSAMAQNITGKVTNVTDGSPLPGVTVVEKGSTKGTVTDAQGQYTLNAAAEATLIFSYLGYVSQEIPVGGRTTVDVAMKEDTKSLNEVVVTALGIQRDKKALAYSVTEVKGSEFTQARENNVANALSGKIAGVNATGLSTGPGGSSRIIIRGNGSLTGANQPLYVINGMPIDNTTPGGSATANGGQGNVDRGDGIGGINPDDIESMSVLKGGTAAALYGSRAANGVILITTKKGRAQKGIGVDFNSTFTAESIAVVPDWQYEYGQGDGAVKPTTQAQGIAWGRRSWGAKIDGSDFVAADGLTHPYVAQRNNLKNFYQTGKTFTNTLAVNGGNENVNYRFSVSDLDAKGILPTQTYNRKTGNLSLNGKFGPKIAVEALAQYTIEANNNKTGAGDALGNPNWTPYMIGNTSDIRWLAPGYDANNNEIAWNDASIASNSYFVINKYKQNDTKNRFIGQFGLTYNILDNLFVKGTVSRDFFNYQYKYILPTGTLYVPNGEYNELKTDVSETNAMVTANYNTKIASTIGLSALVGANRRDYNYNQINIAGSNYVLPYFYSSTNLRTITTTPLNQRVRTNSVFGSLDLDYKGIAFLTMTGRQDWFSTLSPKNNSIFYPSIGGSFVLSQAIALPRAIDFAKVRASWAQVGGATPDPYAINLTYSMVPSSGQPLQNVTSTAITNAGLKPLTSTTYEVGVDLQFLNRRVGLDLTYYNRSTTDDIVQTSISETSGYNSVYMNVGKMSNKGVEALVTYSPIRRKNFGWDISYNVAYNDSKVIKLADGITSLQMATSVGNWAYINSIEGRSYGTIVGTTRQRDANGNIIYDPTTGYALKSNLHELGKGVPPLTMGLTNEFHYKNFSFNFLVDGKFGNKIFSVLEVYANRMGKLKRTLDGRENGLTVTGVTASGDSFTKTIAKENLRTYYDNDKNYTELFLHDASFVKLRQAMVSYNIPVKNFKLLKLQSASISFVSRNILTLYKNTDNFDPEQSFTNSSNQGFESIGLPRTRSYGLNLLLKF comes from the coding sequence ATGAAAATCTCCTTCTTACGCTTTCAGGCAAGGTTTGGCAGACTGTTTGCCTTGCTGTGGCTCATGAGTCTGTCAGCGATGGCCCAGAACATTACTGGCAAAGTGACCAATGTCACGGATGGTTCACCGCTACCAGGGGTGACCGTGGTTGAAAAGGGGTCGACGAAAGGGACTGTAACGGACGCTCAGGGGCAGTACACCCTCAATGCTGCTGCGGAAGCAACCCTGATTTTCTCGTACCTGGGCTACGTTTCTCAGGAAATCCCGGTAGGCGGACGCACGACGGTGGACGTGGCCATGAAAGAAGATACCAAAAGCCTGAATGAAGTAGTCGTGACGGCCCTGGGTATTCAGCGGGATAAAAAAGCTCTGGCTTATTCGGTAACGGAAGTAAAAGGCTCTGAGTTTACGCAGGCTCGTGAAAACAACGTAGCCAATGCCCTGTCTGGTAAGATCGCTGGGGTGAATGCTACGGGTCTTTCAACAGGACCCGGCGGATCAAGCCGGATCATTATTCGCGGGAATGGTTCATTAACCGGAGCCAACCAGCCCCTGTATGTAATTAATGGGATGCCGATTGATAACACGACTCCGGGTGGAAGTGCAACAGCCAACGGTGGACAGGGTAACGTGGACCGTGGCGATGGGATTGGCGGAATTAACCCGGATGATATTGAAAGCATGAGTGTTTTGAAAGGGGGTACTGCAGCTGCTTTATACGGCTCACGGGCTGCCAACGGGGTTATTTTGATTACCACCAAGAAAGGGCGTGCTCAAAAAGGCATTGGTGTTGACTTCAATTCTACCTTCACCGCAGAAAGCATCGCCGTTGTGCCTGACTGGCAGTATGAATACGGACAGGGAGACGGAGCCGTAAAGCCAACTACGCAGGCTCAGGGCATTGCCTGGGGTCGTCGTTCCTGGGGTGCTAAAATTGACGGGTCTGATTTCGTAGCCGCTGATGGCTTAACGCATCCTTACGTTGCTCAGCGGAACAACCTGAAAAACTTCTATCAGACGGGTAAAACGTTTACGAATACCTTAGCCGTCAACGGAGGAAATGAGAATGTTAACTATCGATTCTCCGTATCTGATCTGGACGCCAAAGGAATACTACCGACGCAGACGTATAATCGTAAAACGGGTAACCTGAGCTTGAATGGTAAGTTTGGACCTAAAATTGCGGTAGAGGCTTTAGCTCAATACACGATCGAAGCGAATAACAACAAAACGGGAGCCGGAGATGCGTTGGGAAATCCCAACTGGACTCCTTATATGATTGGTAATACCTCAGACATTCGCTGGCTGGCTCCAGGGTATGATGCAAACAATAATGAAATTGCCTGGAATGATGCTTCCATTGCTTCCAATAGCTATTTCGTTATCAATAAATACAAGCAGAACGATACGAAGAACCGTTTTATCGGTCAGTTTGGTTTGACTTACAACATCCTGGATAATTTGTTTGTGAAGGGAACCGTTAGCCGCGACTTCTTCAATTACCAGTATAAATACATCCTGCCGACTGGCACTTTATACGTTCCTAACGGTGAGTATAACGAACTTAAGACAGACGTGAGCGAAACCAACGCCATGGTAACGGCAAACTATAATACCAAGATTGCTTCTACGATTGGTCTGTCGGCTCTCGTTGGAGCAAACCGTCGTGATTATAACTACAACCAAATCAATATTGCGGGTAGTAACTATGTACTTCCTTACTTCTACAGCTCTACGAACTTAAGAACGATCACTACGACTCCGCTGAATCAGAGAGTACGTACAAACTCGGTATTTGGATCATTAGATTTAGATTACAAAGGCATTGCGTTCTTAACCATGACGGGTCGTCAGGATTGGTTCTCTACCTTGAGTCCTAAAAACAACTCCATTTTTTACCCATCCATTGGTGGTAGCTTCGTTCTGTCGCAGGCCATAGCATTACCCCGGGCCATTGACTTTGCCAAAGTTCGTGCTTCCTGGGCTCAGGTAGGAGGAGCAACGCCTGATCCTTATGCCATTAATCTGACGTATTCAATGGTCCCTAGTTCGGGACAACCCTTGCAGAACGTAACCAGTACGGCTATTACCAATGCAGGACTGAAACCTTTGACTTCTACCACGTATGAAGTGGGGGTTGACTTGCAATTCCTGAACCGCCGGGTAGGGTTAGACCTAACGTATTATAACCGTTCTACGACCGACGACATCGTTCAGACGAGCATTAGCGAAACATCTGGCTATAATTCGGTGTACATGAACGTAGGTAAGATGAGTAATAAAGGGGTTGAAGCCTTAGTAACGTATAGCCCTATTCGTCGAAAGAATTTCGGTTGGGACATCAGCTATAACGTAGCCTATAACGACAGTAAAGTAATTAAACTAGCCGATGGCATTACGTCTTTACAGATGGCTACCTCGGTAGGAAACTGGGCTTATATCAACTCGATTGAAGGCCGTTCGTACGGAACAATCGTGGGTACGACTCGTCAGCGGGATGCGAATGGCAACATCATCTACGATCCAACGACGGGTTATGCTTTAAAATCAAATCTGCATGAATTAGGCAAGGGCGTACCTCCGTTAACGATGGGATTAACCAACGAATTCCATTACAAAAACTTCTCATTCAACTTCCTGGTGGATGGTAAGTTTGGTAACAAAATCTTCTCAGTATTAGAGGTATACGCCAACCGAATGGGTAAACTGAAAAGAACCCTTGACGGTCGGGAGAATGGCTTAACAGTAACGGGTGTGACGGCAAGTGGAGATAGCTTTACGAAGACGATCGCGAAGGAAAACCTGCGTACGTATTATGACAACGACAAAAATTACACGGAACTCTTCCTGCACGATGCCAGCTTTGTGAAGCTCCGTCAGGCCATGGTGAGTTACAACATTCCGGTAAAAAACTTCAAACTTCTGAAACTACAGTCAGCGAGCATCTCATTTGTTTCACGGAATATTCTGACGCTGTATAAAAACACGGACAATTTTGACCCTGAGCAAAGCTTTACGAACAGTTCAAACCAAGGTTTTGAATCGATTGGCTTGCCCAGAACCAGAAGTTATGGTTTGAATCTTCTCTTGAAATTCTAA